A single Xenopus laevis strain J_2021 chromosome 3S, Xenopus_laevis_v10.1, whole genome shotgun sequence DNA region contains:
- the fam193b.S gene encoding protein FAM193B isoform X1 produces the protein MTRRRNKQGNGRKERAAGQHRPGKSSPACEGPEADARERLEEMGEAGQVLPSSSQFVQTCCLLCHRERKDWTGSPPHNGLLSPVDDIPASFMPSLAQNLLGEMPLWICQSCRKSVEEEERRAMPEQPLAVSLSHTSCKSQSCGGGSHSSSSSSSSSSTSSSSISSSSSACHGNSGDWDPSSFLSAHKLSGLWNSQQHSNGSLGGVAAEEKGDILPVSPEHGSKAPRLSGLKKCPYSPSRASTGTLPTSLNFCKSPKQFKSMCHRPSSPGEAYHSIDHHLHPDPSAPPNSPTGLSSQLPPSPQSSSPPHLSSSNPSSPFSTSSHPSNTAAPEATAESPSRGHRGPHLPGSSPSLLKGNPPPPPLSSCSHPCNGHCSGGNVIQGGGIPGTTTNRDTTCRGHKFSNGSSCSAIQPCEADEGLGEDEDSSSERSSCTSSSTNQRDGKFCDCCYCEFFGHNTPPPAPTSRNYPEMREKLRSRLTKRKEEIPLKSHSGGEQAVDHRNVDELLDFINRSESKTTSSNKAAKRARHKLKKKEKALQEAGPLKIDDYSSAITDTGAPASGDKLLQWPQLELEKVNSFLTSRLEEIKNTIKDSIRASFSVYDLNLDVNDFPKKAAVLEQKNLLSHLNGSSDLQEIELDLSPLSLGVPKSQNSRQPEDTVCTAVQPTENGVVKRLSAVPNLSRMIWVQPPKASESGQNMDTSPDTNSLSATDEHELQEPPFSAPAGSRQKKSKKQNLQTRKCGETGQATVPASDGKPQNRTLLEKGEVALRQESDTMTPGKLRPDRDRCEQVGCERTAMPYDMRATTNVTVKESMQPKGKARKSKNRCAISIDDVFLPKDVDSMELDETDREVEYFKRFCLDSAKQTRQKVAVNWTNFSLKKTPSNVAQ, from the exons GTTTTGCCCTCTTCAAGCCAGTTTGTCCAGACATGTTGCCTTCTGTGTCATCGGGAAAGGAAAGACTGGACAGGGTCCCCTCCTCACAATGGGCTACTTTCACCAGTGGATGATATACCGGCTTCATTTATGCCCTCCTTGGCACAAAACTTGTTGGGAGAGATGCCTCTGTGGATTTGCCAGAGCTGCCGCAAGAGTGTTGAGGAGGAGGAGCGACGGGCAATGCCTGAACAGCCTCTAGCG GTGTCCTTGTCTCATACATCCTGTAAATCCCAGTCCTGTGGAGGTGGTTCACATTCTTCATCCTCCTCATCTTCCTCTTCATCCACCTCTTCTTCCTCtatttcctcctcctcttccGCCTGTCATGGAAATTCTGGGGACTGGGACCCCAGCTCCTTCCTCTCTGCCCACAAGCTCTCTGGCCTTTGGAACTCTCAGCAGCACTCTAATGGCAGCCTAGGGGGAGTTGCTGCAG aggaaaagggtGATATTCTCCCAGTCTCTCCAGAACATGGCAGCAAAGCTCCCAGACTCTCTGGACTAAAGAAGTGTCCATATAGCCCATCACGGGCAAGCACAGGAACACTCCCTACCTCACTCAACTTTTGCAAGTCTCCCAAACAGTTTAAAAGCATGTGCCATAGGCCCTCGTCCCCTG GAGAGGCTTACCACTCTATAGACCACCATCTGCATCCGGATCCCAGCGCCCCACCAAACAGTCCCACAGGTCTCTCCTCTCAGCTGCCGCCATCTCCTCAAAGTTCTTCACCTCCACATCTATCATCTTCTAATCCCTCATCCCCCTTCTCAACTTCAAGCCATCCGTCAAACACTGCGGCTCCTGAAGCCACTGCTGAATCTCCCTCCAGAGGTCACAGAGGCCCACACCTACCTGGCTCCAGCCCCTCACTTCTGAAAGGGAATCCCCCTCCTCCACCACTGTCGTCATGCAGCCATCCTTGCAATGGGCATTGCagtggggggaatgtaatacagGGCGGGGGCATCCCCGGGACCACTACAAACAG GGACACAACATGTAGAGGACACAAGTTCTCCAACGGCTCAAGCTGTTCAGCCATACAGCCATGTGAAGCAGACGAGGGACTAGGGGAAGATGAAGACAGCAGTTCGGAACGCAGCTCATGCACTTCATCTTCCACCAACCAGAGAGATGGCAAATTCTGTGACTGTTGCTACTGCGAATTCTTTGGTCATAACACG CCGCCTCCAGCTCCTACAAGTCGCAACTACCCAGAGATGAGAGAGAAGCTTCGCTCACGACTCACCAAAAGGAAAGAGGAGATTCCTCTGAAGAGCCACTCAGGAGGTGAACAGGCTGTAGATCACCGGAATGTGGATGAACTGCTGGACTTCATCAACCGCTCTGAATCCAAAACCACCAGTAGTAACAAAGCCGCCAAAAGAGCCAgacacaaactaaaaaaaaag GAGAAGGCTTTACAAGAGGCTGGTCCGTTGAAAATAGATGATTATTCTTCTGCAATCACAGACACAGGAGCTCCAGCATCAGGAGACAAGTTGTTACAATGGCCTCAACTGGAGCTGGAAAAAGTGAACAGCTTTCTAACCAGTAGACTGGAAGAGATTAAAAATACCATCAAGGACTCCATCCGAGCAAGCTTCAGCGTTTATGACCTAAATCTTGATGTCAATGACTTTCCAAAAAAAGCAGCTGTACTAGAACAGAAAAACTTGCTCTCCCACCTTAATGGTTCTTCCGATCTCCAGGAGATTGAACTTGATCTCTCTCCTCTCAGCCTTGGAGtaccaaaaagccagaattcaaGGCAGCCAGAGGATACAGTCTGTACTGCTGTTCAACCCACAGAAAATGGGGTAGTTAAAAGGCTAAGTGCTGTGCCCAACTTATCACGGATGATCTGGGTTCAGCCTCCAAAGGCATCTGAGTCAGGACAAAATATGGACACAAGCCCTGACACAAACAGTCTGTCTGCCACTGACGAGCATGAACTTCAGGAACCACCATTCTCAGCACCCGCTGGAAGTCGTCAGAAAAAGAGCAAAAAGCAAAACTTACAGACACGGAAATGTGGAGAAACAGGGCAGGCAACCGTTCCTGCATCAGATGGAAAGCCTCAGAACAGAACTCTGCTAGAGAAAGGAGAGGTGGCCTTAAGGCAAGAATCTGACACTATGACTCCAGGGAAGCTCAGACCAGACAGAGACAGATGTGAGCAAGTTGGTTGTGAAAGGACAGCTATGCCATATGATATGAGAGCCACTACTAACGTGACTGTCAAAGAGTCAATGCAACCTAAAGGCAAAGCAAGAAAGAGCAAGAATAGGTGTGCCATTTCCATTG ATGATGTTTTCCTCCCAAAAGATGTAGACAGCATGGAGCTAGATGAGACTGATCGTGAGGTGGAGTACTTCAAAAG GTTCTGCTTAGATTCTGCCAAGCAAACACGCCAGAAAGTAGCTGTGAACTGGACCAACTTTAGCCTGAAGAAAACCCCTTCAAATGTGGCTCAGTGA
- the fam193b.S gene encoding protein FAM193B isoform X2, with product MTRRRNKQGNGRKERAAGQHRPGKSSPACEGPEADARERLEEMGEAGQVSLSHTSCKSQSCGGGSHSSSSSSSSSSTSSSSISSSSSACHGNSGDWDPSSFLSAHKLSGLWNSQQHSNGSLGGVAAEEKGDILPVSPEHGSKAPRLSGLKKCPYSPSRASTGTLPTSLNFCKSPKQFKSMCHRPSSPGEAYHSIDHHLHPDPSAPPNSPTGLSSQLPPSPQSSSPPHLSSSNPSSPFSTSSHPSNTAAPEATAESPSRGHRGPHLPGSSPSLLKGNPPPPPLSSCSHPCNGHCSGGNVIQGGGIPGTTTNRDTTCRGHKFSNGSSCSAIQPCEADEGLGEDEDSSSERSSCTSSSTNQRDGKFCDCCYCEFFGHNTPPPAPTSRNYPEMREKLRSRLTKRKEEIPLKSHSGGEQAVDHRNVDELLDFINRSESKTTSSNKAAKRARHKLKKKEKALQEAGPLKIDDYSSAITDTGAPASGDKLLQWPQLELEKVNSFLTSRLEEIKNTIKDSIRASFSVYDLNLDVNDFPKKAAVLEQKNLLSHLNGSSDLQEIELDLSPLSLGVPKSQNSRQPEDTVCTAVQPTENGVVKRLSAVPNLSRMIWVQPPKASESGQNMDTSPDTNSLSATDEHELQEPPFSAPAGSRQKKSKKQNLQTRKCGETGQATVPASDGKPQNRTLLEKGEVALRQESDTMTPGKLRPDRDRCEQVGCERTAMPYDMRATTNVTVKESMQPKGKARKSKNRCAISIDDVFLPKDVDSMELDETDREVEYFKRFCLDSAKQTRQKVAVNWTNFSLKKTPSNVAQ from the exons GTGTCCTTGTCTCATACATCCTGTAAATCCCAGTCCTGTGGAGGTGGTTCACATTCTTCATCCTCCTCATCTTCCTCTTCATCCACCTCTTCTTCCTCtatttcctcctcctcttccGCCTGTCATGGAAATTCTGGGGACTGGGACCCCAGCTCCTTCCTCTCTGCCCACAAGCTCTCTGGCCTTTGGAACTCTCAGCAGCACTCTAATGGCAGCCTAGGGGGAGTTGCTGCAG aggaaaagggtGATATTCTCCCAGTCTCTCCAGAACATGGCAGCAAAGCTCCCAGACTCTCTGGACTAAAGAAGTGTCCATATAGCCCATCACGGGCAAGCACAGGAACACTCCCTACCTCACTCAACTTTTGCAAGTCTCCCAAACAGTTTAAAAGCATGTGCCATAGGCCCTCGTCCCCTG GAGAGGCTTACCACTCTATAGACCACCATCTGCATCCGGATCCCAGCGCCCCACCAAACAGTCCCACAGGTCTCTCCTCTCAGCTGCCGCCATCTCCTCAAAGTTCTTCACCTCCACATCTATCATCTTCTAATCCCTCATCCCCCTTCTCAACTTCAAGCCATCCGTCAAACACTGCGGCTCCTGAAGCCACTGCTGAATCTCCCTCCAGAGGTCACAGAGGCCCACACCTACCTGGCTCCAGCCCCTCACTTCTGAAAGGGAATCCCCCTCCTCCACCACTGTCGTCATGCAGCCATCCTTGCAATGGGCATTGCagtggggggaatgtaatacagGGCGGGGGCATCCCCGGGACCACTACAAACAG GGACACAACATGTAGAGGACACAAGTTCTCCAACGGCTCAAGCTGTTCAGCCATACAGCCATGTGAAGCAGACGAGGGACTAGGGGAAGATGAAGACAGCAGTTCGGAACGCAGCTCATGCACTTCATCTTCCACCAACCAGAGAGATGGCAAATTCTGTGACTGTTGCTACTGCGAATTCTTTGGTCATAACACG CCGCCTCCAGCTCCTACAAGTCGCAACTACCCAGAGATGAGAGAGAAGCTTCGCTCACGACTCACCAAAAGGAAAGAGGAGATTCCTCTGAAGAGCCACTCAGGAGGTGAACAGGCTGTAGATCACCGGAATGTGGATGAACTGCTGGACTTCATCAACCGCTCTGAATCCAAAACCACCAGTAGTAACAAAGCCGCCAAAAGAGCCAgacacaaactaaaaaaaaag GAGAAGGCTTTACAAGAGGCTGGTCCGTTGAAAATAGATGATTATTCTTCTGCAATCACAGACACAGGAGCTCCAGCATCAGGAGACAAGTTGTTACAATGGCCTCAACTGGAGCTGGAAAAAGTGAACAGCTTTCTAACCAGTAGACTGGAAGAGATTAAAAATACCATCAAGGACTCCATCCGAGCAAGCTTCAGCGTTTATGACCTAAATCTTGATGTCAATGACTTTCCAAAAAAAGCAGCTGTACTAGAACAGAAAAACTTGCTCTCCCACCTTAATGGTTCTTCCGATCTCCAGGAGATTGAACTTGATCTCTCTCCTCTCAGCCTTGGAGtaccaaaaagccagaattcaaGGCAGCCAGAGGATACAGTCTGTACTGCTGTTCAACCCACAGAAAATGGGGTAGTTAAAAGGCTAAGTGCTGTGCCCAACTTATCACGGATGATCTGGGTTCAGCCTCCAAAGGCATCTGAGTCAGGACAAAATATGGACACAAGCCCTGACACAAACAGTCTGTCTGCCACTGACGAGCATGAACTTCAGGAACCACCATTCTCAGCACCCGCTGGAAGTCGTCAGAAAAAGAGCAAAAAGCAAAACTTACAGACACGGAAATGTGGAGAAACAGGGCAGGCAACCGTTCCTGCATCAGATGGAAAGCCTCAGAACAGAACTCTGCTAGAGAAAGGAGAGGTGGCCTTAAGGCAAGAATCTGACACTATGACTCCAGGGAAGCTCAGACCAGACAGAGACAGATGTGAGCAAGTTGGTTGTGAAAGGACAGCTATGCCATATGATATGAGAGCCACTACTAACGTGACTGTCAAAGAGTCAATGCAACCTAAAGGCAAAGCAAGAAAGAGCAAGAATAGGTGTGCCATTTCCATTG ATGATGTTTTCCTCCCAAAAGATGTAGACAGCATGGAGCTAGATGAGACTGATCGTGAGGTGGAGTACTTCAAAAG GTTCTGCTTAGATTCTGCCAAGCAAACACGCCAGAAAGTAGCTGTGAACTGGACCAACTTTAGCCTGAAGAAAACCCCTTCAAATGTGGCTCAGTGA